In uncultured Umboniibacter sp., one genomic interval encodes:
- the tdh gene encoding L-threonine 3-dehydrogenase, with protein sequence MKALVKEKAERGLWMQQIEKPSCGPNDVLIKIRKTAICGTDLHIFKWDEWSQKTIPVGMNVGHEFIGEVVELGSQVSGFALGDRVSGEGHITCGHCRNCRAGKRHLCRNTEGVGVNIPGAFAEYLAIPAVNAFKIPDNISDDLAAIFDPYGNAAHTALSFDLVGEDVLITGAGPIGIMAVAIARHVGARHVVVTDINPYRLELAQKMGASRVVNVNTQSLTDVMQDLGMDEGFDVGLEMSGNGHAFRDMLAKMNHGGRVALLGIPSSELAIDWNEVIFKGLFIKGIYGREMFETWYKMASMLQSGLNLEPIITHHYHVDDFQKGFEMMESGQCGKVILNWD encoded by the coding sequence ATGAAAGCATTGGTCAAGGAAAAAGCCGAACGCGGTCTATGGATGCAGCAGATTGAGAAGCCAAGCTGCGGTCCTAATGATGTGCTCATTAAGATTCGCAAGACGGCAATCTGTGGGACCGATCTGCACATTTTTAAGTGGGATGAGTGGTCGCAGAAAACTATTCCCGTTGGTATGAATGTGGGGCATGAGTTTATTGGTGAGGTCGTTGAGCTAGGATCTCAAGTTTCAGGCTTTGCGCTTGGAGACAGGGTTTCGGGCGAAGGGCATATTACCTGTGGGCACTGCCGTAACTGCCGAGCTGGTAAGCGCCATCTCTGTCGTAACACTGAAGGGGTGGGCGTAAATATACCCGGTGCATTTGCTGAGTACTTGGCCATTCCTGCGGTGAACGCATTTAAGATTCCGGATAATATTTCCGACGATTTGGCGGCAATTTTCGACCCCTATGGAAATGCAGCGCATACTGCTTTGAGTTTCGACCTAGTTGGTGAAGATGTATTGATTACCGGTGCCGGCCCAATTGGCATTATGGCCGTAGCCATTGCTCGTCATGTTGGCGCCCGTCATGTAGTTGTCACCGATATCAATCCCTATCGTCTAGAACTAGCGCAAAAAATGGGAGCTTCACGTGTTGTGAACGTTAATACCCAGTCATTAACTGATGTAATGCAAGACCTTGGCATGGATGAAGGCTTTGACGTGGGCTTGGAAATGTCAGGGAACGGTCACGCGTTCCGAGATATGCTGGCAAAGATGAATCACGGCGGAAGGGTTGCGCTATTGGGAATCCCAAGCTCTGAACTAGCAATTGACTGGAACGAAGTTATCTTCAAGGGTCTGTTCATCAAGGGTATTTACGGCAGAGAGATGTTCGAGACTTGGTATAAAATGGCAAGTATGCTCCAAAGTGGCCTTAATCTTGAGCCGATTATTACCCACCACTACCACGTAGATGACTTCCAAAAGGGGTTTGAGATGATGGAGAGTGGTCAGTGTGGCAAGGTAATTCTTAACTGGGACTAA
- a CDS encoding serine/threonine dehydratase, whose product MIDPREIREAQVRLAGRIKRTPIFSSQLLNDYLGHEFFFKAECLQSVGAFKARGALNMLTKALSSPDHGIQRVVANSSGNHAQAVAWAAREAGLPATILMPKSVSPVKAQATRGYGAEVILGEDRFWVDREVHRLSTEPGTLWLPPYDHPDIIAGQGTAVAEALEQVADLDVIAAPCGGGGLLAGSLLAVKNAGSHAQIVGAEPQAANDAAQSLRAGRICGLAEAPSTLADGAMTLRVGEHNFPLLQQLDGFYEVSEKDIVYWYQWLNHLLKLQVEPTSAMTMSAVLQHVKRSVLPQRILIVLSGGNVDAGMRRKLWAQDQLVNQPSAERE is encoded by the coding sequence GTGATTGACCCGAGAGAAATTCGCGAGGCTCAGGTTCGCCTAGCGGGGAGAATAAAAAGGACGCCCATTTTTAGTAGTCAATTGCTTAATGATTACCTAGGTCATGAGTTTTTCTTTAAGGCAGAGTGTCTACAGTCAGTTGGTGCATTTAAAGCTCGAGGCGCTTTAAATATGCTAACTAAGGCACTTTCTAGTCCTGATCATGGTATTCAACGAGTGGTAGCAAATAGTTCTGGTAATCATGCTCAGGCAGTTGCTTGGGCCGCTCGTGAAGCGGGCTTGCCAGCGACAATATTAATGCCCAAGAGTGTCTCGCCAGTGAAAGCTCAGGCAACCCGAGGTTATGGCGCTGAAGTTATCCTTGGGGAGGATCGGTTTTGGGTAGATAGAGAAGTTCATCGATTATCCACAGAACCCGGTACGCTCTGGCTTCCCCCCTATGATCATCCCGATATTATTGCCGGGCAGGGCACTGCGGTCGCCGAAGCACTCGAGCAAGTCGCTGATCTTGATGTGATTGCAGCCCCCTGTGGTGGCGGTGGACTCCTAGCGGGTTCATTACTTGCTGTAAAGAACGCGGGAAGCCATGCTCAAATTGTGGGTGCAGAGCCTCAGGCGGCTAACGATGCCGCACAATCTTTGCGAGCGGGAAGAATTTGCGGATTGGCCGAGGCGCCAAGCACGCTAGCCGATGGCGCTATGACATTGCGCGTGGGGGAACATAACTTCCCTCTATTACAGCAATTAGATGGTTTCTACGAGGTTTCTGAAAAGGATATTGTCTATTGGTATCAATGGCTGAATCATCTTCTAAAACTTCAAGTTGAGCCGACTAGTGCCATGACGATGTCGGCGGTGTTACAACACGTTAAGCGTTCAGTTTTGCCTCAGCGCATCTTGATCGTCTTATCGGGAGGAAATGTCGATGCGGGGATGCGGCGAAAACTTTGGGCTCAAGATCAGCTCGTTAATCAACCGAGCGCTGAGCGAGAATAA
- a CDS encoding SLC13 family permease, whose translation MTPSIFFTLTLVSCLLVLFLVGRFRSESVALGGMLVLGSASYFGLELLPNINSLWDGYSSNAVISLVAVMLVAVGLQTAGLMDSISRWIARHGRNDELRVTGLLMLVAGMVSAVIQNTAVVALFLPVATVLSRQLKISISRLAMPIAIAAAAGGTMTLVGTAPLILVQDLIPVEHVDIGFLAPFTTGLFILLAAIVIHLLIGQRLLPSRSVLKSLSRGDQYSIRPRLRGITLDNHSRFVGRKFGSFERIFRITVAAYLRDGKWIYTPYRHDSIPRSTVIAVFATDEELADLIKEPGINNCKLKPSAFSTGTADFVEMLVPVGSPLAGQRIRKVSIRKNYGVAPLVISSGGKLKQYNLRNRRLREGDMIYGYAAWHNLTRFNKPRELWLLGTAPTPYNRDKAPHALVGLAIAAVGLLLEIPSSLAFSLGVAWMVSAKLFNFKDVIREVNWSTVALLGAMIPIGSAVSFSGSAAYLADILQHFFYGMHFFEMCMFLSFFALVAGMAMTNVGAATVMIPVAAQIAVAMDLDVNSLALGVAIAVSNTFVLSSSQVNTLVQASGEYQTKDYFTVGIWQTFSYALIISLALYIGVL comes from the coding sequence ATGACTCCCAGTATTTTTTTCACGCTTACTTTAGTTAGTTGCTTACTAGTGCTATTTCTTGTGGGCCGATTTCGCTCGGAATCTGTGGCCTTGGGGGGAATGTTGGTGCTCGGCAGTGCTAGCTACTTTGGGCTAGAACTTTTGCCTAATATCAACAGCCTTTGGGATGGTTATTCATCTAATGCAGTGATTTCGTTAGTCGCCGTTATGTTAGTTGCGGTCGGCCTGCAAACGGCAGGATTGATGGACAGTATTAGTCGCTGGATTGCACGGCACGGTCGAAATGATGAGTTAAGAGTCACTGGTCTGTTGATGTTGGTAGCCGGGATGGTCTCTGCTGTTATTCAAAATACGGCGGTAGTTGCTTTATTTTTGCCTGTGGCAACGGTCCTCTCTCGACAGCTTAAGATATCTATCTCTCGTCTAGCAATGCCGATTGCTATAGCTGCGGCCGCCGGAGGCACCATGACATTGGTGGGAACCGCGCCGTTAATTTTGGTTCAGGATCTAATCCCCGTCGAGCACGTCGATATTGGTTTTCTTGCTCCCTTCACTACGGGTTTGTTCATTTTACTCGCAGCCATTGTCATTCATCTATTAATCGGCCAGCGCCTCTTGCCAAGTCGATCCGTTTTAAAGTCCTTAAGTCGCGGTGACCAGTATAGTATTCGTCCTCGGTTGCGAGGGATTACACTCGATAATCATAGTCGCTTTGTGGGACGTAAATTTGGTTCATTTGAACGAATCTTTAGGATTACTGTCGCGGCATACTTGCGCGATGGAAAGTGGATCTATACACCCTATCGTCACGATTCGATTCCACGATCCACCGTTATTGCCGTCTTTGCAACCGACGAAGAGCTCGCTGATTTGATCAAAGAACCAGGAATTAATAACTGCAAACTAAAGCCCAGTGCATTCTCCACGGGGACTGCAGATTTTGTTGAAATGCTGGTTCCCGTAGGCTCACCATTGGCAGGACAACGTATTCGCAAAGTCAGTATTCGGAAGAACTATGGCGTTGCGCCACTGGTAATTTCCTCTGGTGGTAAATTGAAACAATATAATCTCCGCAATCGGAGATTACGTGAAGGAGATATGATTTATGGCTACGCCGCTTGGCATAACCTCACTCGCTTTAATAAGCCTCGAGAGCTCTGGCTACTAGGAACCGCACCCACGCCTTACAATCGTGACAAGGCTCCACATGCTCTTGTAGGTCTCGCCATCGCGGCAGTTGGACTACTGCTCGAAATCCCTTCATCGCTAGCCTTTAGCTTGGGCGTGGCTTGGATGGTGTCAGCGAAATTGTTTAATTTTAAAGATGTCATCAGAGAGGTTAATTGGTCGACAGTAGCTCTATTGGGCGCCATGATACCTATTGGTTCAGCGGTTTCTTTCTCGGGCAGTGCAGCTTATTTAGCCGATATTCTGCAGCACTTCTTCTACGGGATGCACTTCTTCGAGATGTGTATGTTCCTTTCATTTTTTGCGTTAGTTGCCGGTATGGCAATGACCAACGTCGGTGCCGCAACAGTGATGATCCCGGTGGCGGCTCAAATAGCTGTGGCAATGGACCTTGACGTGAACTCTCTGGCGCTAGGCGTAGCCATTGCCGTGTCGAACACCTTTGTGCTGTCCAGTTCACAGGTCAATACACTGGTGCAAGCGTCTGGCGAGTATCAGACCAAAGACTATTTTACTGTCGGCATTTGGCAAACGTTTTCGTATGCCTTAATTATTAGTTTGGCGTTATATATCGGAGTGCTGTAG
- a CDS encoding metalloregulator ArsR/SmtB family transcription factor yields the protein MPSIEADLLEERSGEAAALLKLMANRHRLLILCYLHEETLSVSSLQSKLSLSQSALSQHLANLRQAGVVSTARKGTEVHYRLADHRVVELLATLQEVICQPEEFIEHKTK from the coding sequence ATGCCTAGTATTGAAGCGGATTTATTGGAGGAACGAAGTGGGGAAGCAGCGGCCTTATTGAAGCTAATGGCTAATCGTCATCGGTTGCTGATTTTATGCTATCTCCATGAAGAGACACTATCAGTGAGTTCGCTGCAGTCTAAACTTTCGCTTTCACAATCTGCGCTATCCCAGCATTTGGCCAACCTTAGGCAGGCCGGGGTTGTGTCCACTGCTCGAAAGGGAACTGAAGTACACTATCGTTTGGCGGATCATCGAGTCGTTGAGCTATTGGCTACTCTTCAGGAGGTAATTTGCCAGCCCGAAGAATTTATTGAGCATAAGACGAAGTGA
- a CDS encoding glycine C-acetyltransferase — protein MKSAFYEHLNTELADIKAAGLFKGERIITGQQSAEINVQSTGEVINLCANNYLGLANDPELIKSGQNGLADYGFGVASVRFICGTQDIHKQLEADLAKFLGTEDVVLYASCFDANGGLFEVLLGPEDAIISDALNHASIIDGVRLCKAKRFRYANNDMHALEEQLIAADKAGARFKLIATDGVFSMDGVIADLKSICDLADKYNAMVMVDDSHAVGFLGANGKGSHEYCGVLDRVDIITGTLGKALGGASGGYTAASKSVTDLLRQRSRPYLFSNSLAPSIASATRHVLEMVATGAERRVQLEANAAHFRNRMTAAGFTLAGADHPIVPVMIGDAKKAADMSAELLKRGIYVIGFSFPVVPKGEARIRTQMSAIHTRAQLDKAIDAFIEVGREMEII, from the coding sequence ATGAAATCTGCGTTTTACGAGCATCTAAATACTGAACTTGCAGATATAAAAGCGGCAGGGTTGTTCAAAGGTGAACGAATTATTACTGGGCAGCAAAGCGCTGAGATAAATGTTCAAAGCACCGGTGAAGTCATTAATCTTTGTGCGAATAATTATCTGGGCTTGGCGAATGACCCTGAATTGATTAAATCCGGCCAGAATGGTTTAGCTGACTATGGTTTCGGAGTTGCTTCGGTGCGTTTTATCTGCGGTACACAGGATATTCATAAACAACTTGAAGCAGATCTTGCAAAATTTCTTGGTACCGAGGATGTCGTTCTCTATGCTAGCTGTTTCGACGCTAATGGTGGCTTGTTCGAGGTGCTATTAGGGCCAGAAGACGCCATTATATCCGACGCTCTCAATCACGCCTCGATAATCGATGGTGTTCGTCTTTGTAAAGCCAAGCGTTTTCGTTATGCAAATAATGACATGCACGCACTGGAAGAGCAGTTAATTGCTGCTGACAAAGCGGGCGCTCGATTTAAACTGATTGCCACCGATGGTGTCTTCTCAATGGATGGTGTCATCGCTGATCTTAAGTCGATCTGTGATTTGGCGGACAAGTACAATGCCATGGTGATGGTTGACGATTCGCATGCGGTAGGTTTCCTGGGCGCTAATGGCAAGGGCTCCCACGAGTACTGTGGGGTATTGGATCGTGTAGATATCATTACCGGAACCCTAGGTAAGGCGCTTGGTGGTGCATCGGGTGGTTACACGGCGGCAAGCAAATCGGTCACGGACCTGTTGCGTCAGCGTTCTCGCCCCTATCTGTTTTCTAACTCTCTAGCGCCATCGATCGCTTCGGCAACTCGCCATGTTTTAGAGATGGTTGCGACCGGTGCTGAACGCCGTGTTCAACTAGAGGCTAACGCAGCTCATTTTCGTAACCGAATGACGGCCGCTGGTTTCACGCTAGCGGGTGCCGATCACCCCATTGTTCCAGTGATGATTGGCGATGCAAAGAAAGCGGCGGATATGTCAGCGGAACTGCTAAAGCGCGGTATCTACGTGATTGGCTTTTCATTCCCAGTTGTACCGAAGGGGGAGGCGAGAATTCGAACGCAAATGTCTGCGATTCACACAAGAGCGCAGCTCGACAAGGCAATCGATGCATTTATTGAGGTTGGCCGCGAGATGGAGATTATCTAA